The following proteins are co-located in the Deltaproteobacteria bacterium genome:
- a CDS encoding response regulator produces MHAGRIRLLLVDDEKGYTNVLSNRLGKRGIDVKKAFSGSEGIQILRSEDFDVAVLDLKMEDMDGIDVLKIFKKIDPRMKVIMLTGHGSEKAAREGIALGAYDYLTKPCELDDLLAKIREAYQERKRI; encoded by the coding sequence ATGCATGCTGGGAGAATTAGGCTTTTACTTGTCGATGATGAAAAAGGTTACACAAATGTGCTCTCCAATAGGTTGGGTAAGAGGGGAATTGATGTTAAAAAGGCATTCAGCGGGTCTGAGGGTATTCAGATTCTTCGAAGTGAGGATTTTGATGTGGCGGTTTTGGATCTTAAGATGGAAGACATGGATGGCATCGATGTTTTGAAGATATTCAAGAAAATAGACCCGCGGATGAAGGTTATTATGTTGACTGGCCACGGCTCAGAAAAGGCTGCCAGAGAAGGCATTGCATTGGGTGCATATGATTACCTGACCAAGCCTTGTGAACTTGATGATTTGCTTGCAAAGATCAGGGAGGCCTATCAAGAACGAAAGCGGATATAA
- a CDS encoding response regulator, translating into MPNANVLLVDDEVPFVEAMTKRLAKRELNIISAVSAEEALNRLEEDRSIEVVILDVKMPVMDGIEALRLIKARYPLVEVIMLTGHGSVESAIEGMKLGAFDYLMKPCDIDELVSKVEEAAIKKRQHENKIIEARMKEITGRRT; encoded by the coding sequence ATGCCTAATGCAAATGTACTTCTAGTCGACGATGAGGTTCCATTTGTGGAAGCGATGACAAAGCGTTTGGCCAAAAGAGAACTCAATATCATCTCTGCCGTTAGTGCAGAGGAGGCTTTGAATAGGCTCGAAGAGGATAGAAGTATTGAAGTCGTTATTCTTGATGTCAAGATGCCAGTTATGGATGGCATTGAGGCATTGCGGCTGATCAAAGCGAGATATCCTCTAGTGGAGGTCATCATGCTTACCGGTCACGGATCGGTCGAATCAGCTATTGAAGGAATGAAACTGGGCGCCTTTGATTACTTGATGAAGCCTTGTGACATTGATGAGCTTGTCTCTAAGGTAGAGGAAGCGGCTATCAAGAAGAGGCAACATGAAAACAAGATCATCGAAGCGCGCATGAAGGAGATTACAGGCAGACGTACTTAG
- a CDS encoding two-component sensor histidine kinase produces MNSDYYRSLARNMFLIIIIVSFTPMILASGILIYEFNISYHEKVYAHLKELVQKHKQNIDSFLREKLGDIRSMAKTFSYEEMMDQSFLRDRLETLQTEYAPVFVDLGVINARGVQVAYAGPFKLRKALYYNADWFQKAMRREYFISDVFLGLRGLPHFIIAVRENWKGEHWILRATIDFGAFNNLVENIRIGETGFAFILNRQGEFQTKPLLEIVPRKGPYIDLLKSWKKNKDDISIIERPDDSGNKNIYVVAFLKNGDWLLVYQQNASDAFSDYHKALKMTFAIIMLGGIAIITMSFILSRTMVNRIAKVDREKQMMNDQVVEAGKLASVGELAAGIAHEINNPVAIMVEEAGWIEDLLEDEEFHDSENYNEFKRSLKQIHVQGMRCKEITHKLLSFARKTDSTIQDVKVNDLIEEVVSLSSQRARYSNVTINTDLQRDLPSIRMSISELQQVLLNLINNALDAMENAGGSIDVRTRLKGDYIEIEVSDNGPGIPKANLTRIFDPFFTTKPIGKGTGLGLSICYGIIKKLGGEIEVHSIVEVGTTFHVCIPIAKDSNI; encoded by the coding sequence ATGAATAGTGATTATTATCGGTCACTGGCCCGGAACATGTTCTTAATCATAATTATCGTGTCTTTCACACCCATGATTCTGGCCAGTGGGATTTTGATTTATGAGTTCAACATTTCTTATCATGAAAAGGTTTATGCTCATCTGAAAGAATTGGTTCAAAAACATAAACAAAACATTGATAGTTTTCTTAGGGAAAAACTGGGAGATATTCGGTCTATGGCTAAGACCTTTAGTTACGAAGAAATGATGGACCAATCTTTTCTTCGGGACAGGTTGGAAACCCTTCAGACCGAGTATGCCCCCGTTTTCGTGGATCTTGGAGTCATAAATGCTAGAGGGGTTCAGGTCGCTTATGCTGGCCCTTTTAAATTAAGAAAGGCTTTATATTACAATGCTGATTGGTTCCAAAAGGCTATGAGAAGGGAGTATTTCATCAGTGATGTTTTTTTGGGCCTCCGCGGCCTGCCTCACTTCATTATAGCAGTAAGGGAAAATTGGAAAGGAGAGCATTGGATATTGAGGGCTACCATAGACTTTGGAGCCTTCAACAACCTTGTAGAGAATATCCGTATCGGTGAAACTGGATTTGCTTTTATTCTGAATAGACAAGGAGAATTTCAGACTAAGCCTCTTCTGGAGATTGTACCGAGAAAGGGACCTTATATAGACCTTTTAAAAAGTTGGAAGAAAAACAAAGATGACATAAGCATTATTGAAAGACCGGATGACTCCGGTAATAAGAATATCTATGTGGTAGCCTTCCTTAAGAACGGCGACTGGCTTTTAGTTTATCAGCAAAATGCCTCTGATGCCTTTTCCGATTACCATAAGGCATTAAAGATGACTTTTGCAATTATAATGCTGGGTGGTATCGCAATCATAACCATGTCGTTTATTCTCTCAAGAACAATGGTCAACCGTATTGCCAAAGTGGATCGTGAGAAACAGATGATGAATGATCAGGTTGTTGAAGCGGGAAAACTGGCATCCGTCGGTGAACTGGCGGCCGGTATAGCTCATGAGATCAACAATCCTGTGGCTATTATGGTTGAGGAAGCTGGTTGGATCGAAGATCTATTGGAAGATGAAGAATTCCATGACAGTGAAAATTATAATGAATTTAAAAGGTCATTAAAGCAGATTCATGTCCAGGGGATGCGCTGCAAGGAGATAACTCACAAATTGCTAAGCTTTGCAAGAAAAACAGACTCAACAATCCAGGATGTCAAAGTAAATGACCTCATTGAAGAGGTGGTATCGCTTTCATCCCAAAGGGCGAGATATAGCAATGTAACTATAAATACAGATCTTCAAAGGGATTTGCCTTCTATCCGAATGTCCATATCAGAGTTGCAGCAGGTGCTTTTGAACCTAATCAATAATGCCCTTGATGCCATGGAGAATGCTGGGGGCTCCATAGATGTAAGGACTCGATTAAAAGGGGATTATATCGAGATAGAGGTATCTGACAATGGTCCTGGGATTCCAAAGGCCAATCTGACACGAATATTCGACCCCTTCTTTACCACAAAACCGATCGGTAAGGGAACCGGCCTGGGATTGTCTATTTGCTATGGCATTATCAAAAAACTTGGAGGAGAAATAGAAGTCCATAGCATCGTTGAAGTGGGAACCACATTTCATGTGTGCATTCCTATAGCAAAAGATAGCAATATATGA
- a CDS encoding response regulator, whose protein sequence is MRKVRFTILVADRNPHVRDFLRREMTVEGYQVRVAKNGMELLRWIYRHEPLDLLILDLDLPDVSELEILEKLQDRIPTLPVVIHSFVPVYINHPGISSFAAFVEKSGNSIEKLKKIVCELLEKSKYRRIKTLRSNKSVTPGS, encoded by the coding sequence ATGAGGAAAGTGAGATTCACAATTTTGGTAGCAGATCGAAATCCTCATGTCCGTGATTTTTTAAGGCGTGAAATGACGGTGGAAGGGTATCAAGTTCGTGTGGCAAAAAACGGTATGGAGTTGCTAAGATGGATTTACCGCCATGAGCCCCTTGATCTCCTTATACTGGATCTTGATTTGCCAGATGTAAGTGAACTTGAAATTTTGGAGAAGCTTCAGGACCGTATTCCCACCTTGCCAGTGGTGATTCATAGTTTTGTCCCAGTCTATATCAATCATCCGGGTATTTCGAGTTTTGCTGCCTTTGTGGAAAAGAGTGGAAACAGTATAGAGAAGCTCAAAAAGATAGTGTGTGAACTTCTAGAAAAATCAAAATATCGGCGGATTAAAACCCTAAGAAGCAACAAATCGGTAACTCCTGGATCTTGA
- a CDS encoding sigma-54-dependent Fis family transcriptional regulator, whose translation MSKILIIDDDDQLRRSFEKLLAEEGYTVQSAASGEKGLKLICSTVPDLVILDMRLPGMNGFETFQRIHKIEPKLPVIIMTAYGTTETAIEATKMGAFDYILKPFDIPEMLVVIGQALEAGRFMRSPVEMDVIPEKASREAIIGRSKQMQDVYKAIGRVSSTDATVLIRGESGTGKELVARAIYQHSLRAKSPFMVINCVAIPENLLESELFGYEKGAFTGASHRRLGKIEQAHKGTVFLDEIGDMPSSIQAKILRLLQEKSIERLGGQETIPVDVRIIAATNRDLEKALVQGRFREDLYYRLKVVTIWLPPLREREGDIPLLTEYFLSRYAAEVGVDNPGITEEAMEILNTYSWPGNVRELANTIQKTLIFNRGAPICREDILQAITGEHHGTRIGCETTDELIRRWVREVLTSQPESNVFDACMDHFAGILIKEALNLTSGNRSRAAKLLGLSRPTLHSKIEKYRLKFEISVREE comes from the coding sequence TTGAGCAAGATCTTGATCATCGACGATGATGACCAGTTGCGGAGGAGCTTTGAGAAGCTTTTGGCCGAGGAGGGGTATACCGTGCAGAGCGCTGCCTCTGGAGAAAAAGGCCTCAAACTGATCTGTTCCACTGTTCCTGACCTGGTCATCCTTGACATGCGCCTTCCGGGAATGAATGGATTTGAAACCTTTCAACGCATTCATAAGATCGAACCAAAGTTACCTGTGATAATAATGACCGCTTACGGCACGACTGAAACCGCCATAGAGGCCACAAAAATGGGCGCATTCGATTATATACTCAAACCATTTGACATACCTGAAATGTTGGTAGTAATCGGACAGGCTCTTGAAGCCGGTCGTTTTATGCGATCGCCCGTAGAGATGGACGTTATTCCTGAGAAGGCTTCCAGAGAGGCAATAATTGGCAGGAGCAAACAGATGCAGGATGTTTACAAGGCAATTGGGCGGGTATCCTCAACGGATGCAACGGTGCTTATTCGGGGAGAGTCCGGTACCGGCAAGGAACTGGTTGCTCGGGCCATTTACCAGCACAGTCTCAGAGCAAAAAGTCCTTTCATGGTGATCAACTGCGTGGCGATCCCGGAGAATTTGCTTGAAAGCGAACTGTTCGGTTACGAAAAAGGGGCCTTTACAGGGGCATCGCATCGCCGTTTGGGAAAGATCGAACAGGCCCACAAGGGTACGGTTTTCCTTGATGAAATTGGCGACATGCCATCCAGTATCCAAGCTAAGATACTGAGATTACTCCAGGAAAAAAGTATCGAGCGATTAGGGGGGCAGGAAACCATTCCGGTGGATGTGCGAATTATTGCCGCAACTAACAGGGACCTGGAAAAGGCTCTTGTTCAAGGTCGTTTCCGTGAAGACCTCTATTACCGGCTCAAGGTAGTCACAATATGGCTTCCTCCCTTGCGCGAACGGGAGGGTGATATACCACTCCTCACAGAATATTTTCTTTCCCGATATGCAGCGGAAGTGGGTGTTGACAATCCCGGTATAACAGAAGAGGCTATGGAAATTCTCAATACTTATTCGTGGCCGGGCAACGTTCGGGAACTTGCCAATACCATTCAAAAAACTTTGATATTCAACCGCGGGGCTCCAATCTGCCGCGAAGATATCCTTCAGGCCATCACCGGGGAACACCACGGAACAAGGATTGGCTGCGAGACTACTGATGAATTGATTCGGCGATGGGTGCGTGAAGTGCTCACCTCTCAACCCGAGAGCAACGTTTTTGACGCATGTATGGATCACTTTGCTGGCATACTAATTAAGGAAGCGTTAAATCTGACTAGCGGCAACCGCTCCCGTGCCGCCAAACTCCTTGGCCTCTCCCGCCCGACCCTCCACTCCAAAATCGAAAAGTATCGCCTCAAATTCGAGATATCAGTTCGGGAGGAATGA